From the genome of Nocardia mangyaensis:
CGTCCCCGCGTCGTACTCGGCGAACTCGCGCTCGTTGATCAGGGCCAGCGCATCGGTGATGTCCTCGACGATCGGCCGGAACACCTCCGCGGACTCGACCGGCGTCAGTACCAGCACCGCACCGTCGGCGACGTCGTGGTCGGCGAGGCTGCGCCAGCGCGGAATCGGTGGCTGTCCTGGCCTGGCCAGGCTCCACTGGCCGACCGGCGCGGTGAAGTCGACGGTGTCGTCCTCGATCGCCGCGGCCAATACCTCGAGCAGATCGTCGATGAATGTCTCCACCGCGAACTTGGTGGGCACCACGGCGTCCACCTGGTAGGTGGCCACCATGATCGCCACCCGGGCCCGGTCCACTTCCGCGGAGGTCGCCGCTTCCGCGGCCGGTGCGGCAACAGCGGTCATCGTGCCGCCCCTCGGGAGTTGGGGAACCCGTCGGCCAGCGCCGCGGCCAGCTCCTCGAAGGCCAGCACGGAGTCGTTGTCCAGCAGTCGCAGATCAATTTCGCCGCCCTCGGCCAGGTGCGCGTCGTAGGGCAGCGTGAAGGTGGGCCGGCCCGCGGTGGCGAACAGTTGCTCGATCGCCGCCACGTCGACATTCGGCTTCACCGGATGCTGGTGCACGATGGCCACATTCGATCGGTTGACCAGGCGCTGGAGTCCGTGTGCGCCGAGCCAATTCAGTGTCGCCACCGCACCGGTCACGCCGCCCACCGTGGCGGGCGTGACGACCAGCACCGCATCGCTGCTGTTCAGCACGCCGCTGGTGGCCGAATCGAAGACACCGGTACCGCAGTCGACCAGGACCAGGTTGTAGTGCACCCTGAGGGTTTGCACGGCGGCCGTGTACTCGTCTCCGGTCAGTGCCTGGCTGGCGTCGGTCGCCCAGGGTGACGCGACCACAACCAGATTGGCGGTGTTGGTGGTGGTGTAGGCCTGCACCGCCGAGAATGCCCGCAGATCCTGGGCGTGCGCCAGGTCACGGAGGGTGATCCCGTACGGATGCCGCACGGTCCGCGTGCCCAGATCACTGAAGTCCGGATTGGCGTCGACCGCTACCACTCGGTCGTAGCGGATCGACGCGAAGGTCGACCCGAGAGTTGCTGTGGTGGTGGTCCGGCCGACGCCACCTTTCACGCTGATCACCGCGATCTGATAGGTGGCGGGAATCTGTCGCCGGATCCGATTGCGCCGGTCCTCGGCGCGCTGCTCGGCCGGTGACAGCCCGAAGCGGAATCCCACCTTGTTCAACGCTCCGCGCACGCCGGTCGAAGCCCGCAGCGTCGCACGGTTGGTGGCTGTGATCTCAGCGAGCAGATGGGAGGCCGCCTGCGCCGAGGACATCAGCTCCACTCGGCCCGCCGGCTCCGCGTGTGTGATCGGCTCCCCGCCCATGGTGACTTCGGGTTCCAGGTACTGCCCGGCGGACCACCGAGCAACGTCGCGACCTGTGGAAGCCTCGGGGGCAGCACTCCACGTGGCCCCGGCACCGGTATCGGCGGCCGGCCGGGCTGCTGTGGTGCCTTCGGCTCGACGTTCCGGACTCGCGGTCGCGGGTGGGGCCGTACTCGGCACAGGTGCGCGCCCCGCGTCACCGGTGGTGGCAGCCGACGAGGACGCCGGAGCCGGTCTCGATGCCGGGGCGGCGGTCTGCTGCGGGGCCGCGGTCCCGGCGGGTACCCGCGGCGCAGCAGCGCCTGAATCGGGCGCGGTAGGCGACCCGGCCGCCTGCGCCGATGGTGACGGGAAGACTCCCGCCATATTCAGCGGGGCCGGTCTCGAAGGGTTCGATGGTGCCGTGGACTGGGCCGCTGGTGCGGCCTCACCGACCGCATCGAGCGAGTTCGACGACCCAGGCTGCGCGGCGGGTGCACTCGCGGTCACCGGAGTGGGCGATGCCTGAGGCGGCGCTGCTGGGCCTCCCGCACTCGACGTGGCAGGCGATGCCACAGGCGTACCGGCCCCGGGGACGCTCGCCTGTGGCGAGGCGGTCGGCGCCGTGCCCGGTTCCGTCGACTGCTCCGCGCTGCCGGAGACACTGCCCACGGGCCGAGAGGCGCCCGGTGCGGCGTGCGCCCCGGGCGCCGACGCGGAACCGTCGGGGCCGACGGCATCGGGCAACAGGTACGCGCCGTAGCCACCCAGTTGCCCTCCGGTATCGGGCCCACGTCCATTCACCGTCGGTGGTCGATTCACCATGTGCCTCTTCCTCGCACGATCATTCGTTCTCCCGAGATGCGGCCACCCCTCAGACCCGGCTCGTGGTGAACCAGCTCCGGCCCGGCAGCATCTCGATCAGCGCGGCGACGCCTGCTGCCACCGTCGCATCGTCGCCGGGTGCGAAGGTCGCCCATCGCTGCCCGTCGTAACCGACACCCGGCATCGCGACTACGCGACCGGCCTCCGTGTCGAACACGTTCACACACACTTCGCGCACCGCCGGCTGCACACTCAGCTCACGTACCGCCGACTCCACAGCCACCTCGTGCACCGCCCGCTCACCGTCATGGTGTTCGTAGACCACGATCTCCGCCCGGCGCAGT
Proteins encoded in this window:
- a CDS encoding MinD/ParA family ATP-binding protein, with protein sequence MSSAQAASHLLAEITATNRATLRASTGVRGALNKVGFRFGLSPAEQRAEDRRNRIRRQIPATYQIAVISVKGGVGRTTTTATLGSTFASIRYDRVVAVDANPDFSDLGTRTVRHPYGITLRDLAHAQDLRAFSAVQAYTTTNTANLVVVASPWATDASQALTGDEYTAAVQTLRVHYNLVLVDCGTGVFDSATSGVLNSSDAVLVVTPATVGGVTGAVATLNWLGAHGLQRLVNRSNVAIVHQHPVKPNVDVAAIEQLFATAGRPTFTLPYDAHLAEGGEIDLRLLDNDSVLAFEELAAALADGFPNSRGAAR